In a single window of the Chaetodon trifascialis isolate fChaTrf1 chromosome 19, fChaTrf1.hap1, whole genome shotgun sequence genome:
- the pla2g7 gene encoding platelet-activating factor acetylhydrolase isoform X2: MGSACSNHLGIPPPKGPNAVGCTDFMMDHTPQGSFFRLYYPCQEVEKADKPDWVPCREYFNGLADFMKINRTLSERIFNYLFGSFKIPAYLDAPFKSNGKCPVVIFSHGLGAFRTLYSAICAELASQGFIVVSVEHRDQSASATYYFREKTDSEKANENVPKTSASAQDTLVTEWMYYRPLQHGETEFPLRNKQVKQRADECILALDKLTEINSGIPVQNVLNTQFDWTTLENSMDLCRTAAMGHSFGGATVIEALCKEVKFKCGIALDAWMFPLDDEIFPRVKQPIFFINSEKFQWAGNISRMRKLDSAVIQRKMITIRGTVHQSFPDFTFLTGNWIGKLMKLKGEIDPELAIDLSNKATLAFLQRHLGLERNFNQWDPLIDGQDENLIQGTNVTVLQSAI, encoded by the exons ATGGGCAGCGCCTGCAGTAATCATCTTGGGATCCCTCCACCTAAGGGCCCCAATGCTGTGGGATGCACTGATTTCATGATGGACCACACACCACAG GGCAGCTTCTTCCGGCTTTACTATCCATGCCAAGAGGTTGAGAAAGCTGACAAACCAGACTGGGTCCCCTGCAGGGAGTATTTCAATGGCCTGGCAGACTTCATGAAAATCAACAGGACTCTCAGTGAAAGGATTTTTAACTACCTCTTTG GGTCCTTTAAGATCCCAGCCTACTTGGATGCTCCGTTTAAATCGAATGGAAAATGTCCTGTAGTTATCTTCTCCCATGGCCTTGGAGCCTTTAG GACTTTGTATTCAGCTATATGTGCAGAATTGGCCTCACAGGGCTTCATTGTGGTGTCCGTGGAACACAG AGACCAGTCAGCCTCAGCTACGTATTATTTTCGTGAGAAGACGGACTCAGAGAAGGCGAATGAGAACGTGCCTAAAACATCTGCCTCAGCCCAGGACACCTTGGTCACCGAGTGGATGTACTACAGACCTCTGCAGCACGGAGAGACCGAATTCCCTCTCAGAAATAAACAG gtgaaacagagagcagatgaATGCATTCTGGCTCTGGATAAACTCACTGAAATCAACTCAGGGATACCAGTGCAAAATGTTTTGAACACACAGTTTGACTGGACGACATTGGAG AACTCCATGGATCTGTGTAGGACAGCAGCCATGGGGCATTCCTTTGGGGGAGCGACAGTGATTGAAGCTTTGTGCAAAGAGGTTAAGTTCAA GTGTGGCATCGCGCTGGACGCCTGGATGTTCCCGTTAGATGATGAGATCTTTCCTCGGGTGAAGCAGCCCATCTTCTTCATCAACTCAGAGAAGTTCCAGTGGGCGGGGAACATCAGCCGCATGAGGAAGCTGGACTCTGCTGTCATACAGAGGAAAATGATCACGATCAG AGGCACAGTCCACCAGAGCTTCCCAGACTTCACCTTCCTGACGGGCAACTGGATCGGGaagctgatgaagctgaaggGAGAGATCGACCCCGAGCTTGCCATAGACCTCTCCAACAAAGCAACACTAGCCTTCCTGCAACGCCATCTTG GTCTGGAGAGGAACTTCAATCAGTGGGACCCTCTCATTGATGGGCAAGATGAAAACCTCATTCAAGGAACCAATGTTACTGTGCTTCAGTCTGCCATCTGA
- the pla2g7 gene encoding platelet-activating factor acetylhydrolase isoform X1 has translation MFSHGGFVQLLVKRIYEWARTEQRRYELGLFAMGSACSNHLGIPPPKGPNAVGCTDFMMDHTPQGSFFRLYYPCQEVEKADKPDWVPCREYFNGLADFMKINRTLSERIFNYLFGSFKIPAYLDAPFKSNGKCPVVIFSHGLGAFRTLYSAICAELASQGFIVVSVEHRDQSASATYYFREKTDSEKANENVPKTSASAQDTLVTEWMYYRPLQHGETEFPLRNKQVKQRADECILALDKLTEINSGIPVQNVLNTQFDWTTLENSMDLCRTAAMGHSFGGATVIEALCKEVKFKCGIALDAWMFPLDDEIFPRVKQPIFFINSEKFQWAGNISRMRKLDSAVIQRKMITIRGTVHQSFPDFTFLTGNWIGKLMKLKGEIDPELAIDLSNKATLAFLQRHLGLERNFNQWDPLIDGQDENLIQGTNVTVLQSAI, from the exons ATGTTTTCTCATGGAGGATTTGTACAGTTATTAGTCAAGAGGATTTACGAGTGGGCACGGACAG AGCAGAGGCGGTACGAGCTCGGTTTGTTCGCCATGGGCAGCGCCTGCAGTAATCATCTTGGGATCCCTCCACCTAAGGGCCCCAATGCTGTGGGATGCACTGATTTCATGATGGACCACACACCACAG GGCAGCTTCTTCCGGCTTTACTATCCATGCCAAGAGGTTGAGAAAGCTGACAAACCAGACTGGGTCCCCTGCAGGGAGTATTTCAATGGCCTGGCAGACTTCATGAAAATCAACAGGACTCTCAGTGAAAGGATTTTTAACTACCTCTTTG GGTCCTTTAAGATCCCAGCCTACTTGGATGCTCCGTTTAAATCGAATGGAAAATGTCCTGTAGTTATCTTCTCCCATGGCCTTGGAGCCTTTAG GACTTTGTATTCAGCTATATGTGCAGAATTGGCCTCACAGGGCTTCATTGTGGTGTCCGTGGAACACAG AGACCAGTCAGCCTCAGCTACGTATTATTTTCGTGAGAAGACGGACTCAGAGAAGGCGAATGAGAACGTGCCTAAAACATCTGCCTCAGCCCAGGACACCTTGGTCACCGAGTGGATGTACTACAGACCTCTGCAGCACGGAGAGACCGAATTCCCTCTCAGAAATAAACAG gtgaaacagagagcagatgaATGCATTCTGGCTCTGGATAAACTCACTGAAATCAACTCAGGGATACCAGTGCAAAATGTTTTGAACACACAGTTTGACTGGACGACATTGGAG AACTCCATGGATCTGTGTAGGACAGCAGCCATGGGGCATTCCTTTGGGGGAGCGACAGTGATTGAAGCTTTGTGCAAAGAGGTTAAGTTCAA GTGTGGCATCGCGCTGGACGCCTGGATGTTCCCGTTAGATGATGAGATCTTTCCTCGGGTGAAGCAGCCCATCTTCTTCATCAACTCAGAGAAGTTCCAGTGGGCGGGGAACATCAGCCGCATGAGGAAGCTGGACTCTGCTGTCATACAGAGGAAAATGATCACGATCAG AGGCACAGTCCACCAGAGCTTCCCAGACTTCACCTTCCTGACGGGCAACTGGATCGGGaagctgatgaagctgaaggGAGAGATCGACCCCGAGCTTGCCATAGACCTCTCCAACAAAGCAACACTAGCCTTCCTGCAACGCCATCTTG GTCTGGAGAGGAACTTCAATCAGTGGGACCCTCTCATTGATGGGCAAGATGAAAACCTCATTCAAGGAACCAATGTTACTGTGCTTCAGTCTGCCATCTGA
- the tdrd6a gene encoding tudor domain-containing 6, giving the protein MSSIQGLPTRGSDITVHITKFHLHPLCVLVEFWGKLIQDRTGDYDCLAKDIQSPGNKFKEFEGNPGDQCLVQIDGTWYRSRIVSRNGLKYSVFLFDKGMTYSSTTSNLAWGKKKHFQLPPEVEFCVLANVLPCSLENRWSQMALEFLKSLSGKSVKAHVQDVLVPHRTFLLHIPCIAKQMYEMGIAKKLSPDMFQDFVLMSLQSHSRAEVAPVTQQISIGAGERLHKQELFMYPELPAGTTEAVIVTDVTSPQRIFCQLKVFSQELKKLSEQITQCCEGRVTHCIVGPEMIGFSCAARGSDGRWYRSILQQVFPTNKVVEVLNVDYGTKQFVHMENVRPLAAEFFRMPVVTYICSLHGIIDKGVGWTKTQIDYLRTLLLHKTVFAKFEYQSISEGVHYVTLYGDENTNINNLFGSKESCLVECEKTLADYAIRSSAYSHQPPGLQERNQRKIIAPVQTVEEKEGKGVVEKLPAEDLSLNSSHVAVVQNVSDPSEFWIQTQNYAKEFDKLMGSIYHLYKDSVNKHVVTDPTAGLYCAAKAEDGDFYRATVAEVGETRVKVFFVDYGNTEVVDKSNIRVLSDDFKKLPCLALKCALAGIRPKDGRWSQSACEFFMKAVTDKTLNVHVIAKFDGRYDVQLTDPQARGEGDLTALMCSSGLAEKVETLTQPKAKMTTQPARLSGVYRNNGMPFQTINTVGRASNERQLLSFKEHMFPIGSVLDVSVSHIESPNDFWCQLVQNAGHLKLLMHDIQAHYGGSEYQPLVETACVARHPDNGMWYRALVIHKHETPHVDVLFVDYGQTETISVYDLRRICPEFLTLHGQAFRCSLLNPVDPTSATNEWHEKQIAKFHSFVKTSASDFVILKCTIYAVMYSEQKIVFNIVDLETPFESVSTSMVNLVQSAQFKKGTGTMFRLDTYYYSTHNIKTGTEEQVTVTCVNSVSHFYCQLERNADVIKDLKIKVNNLCHQLECVNLPTVFGTLCFAKYTDGQWYRGQIKATKPKILVHFVDYGDTIEVEKSDLLPIPKEANDIMSVPLQAVVCSLSDVPCSSDVPNEVNSWFETSATDCKFQALVVAREPDGKLLVELYRGNTQINSKIKRMFQIERHTKEQVVCQGRREHETSVNHAQKIRKAVPKQAAEVKDDTQTIKTNFSAQKPARQMRGANMNLKSAPKPLWHVCENGHKVKAAPLELYKPPHQRQSCVKTPSNTRTGSEQAGANVKPKKESLPTETKLIKSKSPDTEPLKESNVEQLPKLANLPSKSITSGMEADVYVSHYNSPLSFYVQLVREEDEILTLVEKLNDPQFIPQTDSIKDVHPGDLVQAEFTEDSSWYRAVVREIHSNKMALVEFVDFGNTAVMSISKMGRLPKHFLQLPMYSTHCMVSDNSALGKEEVLKEALSCNGEKIFKCQFIRQSGSMWEVCLEDSSVNGSEIVSEKLEQGEEKPAQNSDIRQVSENQKCLPNSCSLSYHQQEFLEGQKLEVYITTINDTHGVWCQPVDSEELDKITSHVSEVGGDHKHIDPDSLSPGSPCIALFSDDHLWYRAEIINKNEEELSVLFVDYGNMSQVSSTDVRKMATDLMKIPPQAFLCELEGFDTSCGSWDSGAVDELAALTTDKVLQLTVTRVTREEGKIKCLVQMECEGQVINEAMKTWWKSSVTENKPDAVGLTTSWNTPLQCDPTVKETTLPEDQVKYPESQEMEIPAACFYPQIDHSEEQSVGKLVDPQTADEDPKLANILPCDSDRDEITLPPLSNKVDQGSLTLSSDKSAVEADKGSEEEGASVMDTIGPDDLNSPLDENLTEAIKASEIGTTDLDSVPGEVNIYGMESCFDIIHVSDPNEQREDSRVTNARDSPLRSMTTVKMVPREAVYPRESMDPQTTDKISKDLKQIWTELVLPSSVPPTFDAPTEQEVEAGDGSPEGEVLHVTTHEETDLMAGEETLAHHEDTYSVLLSDTTTAATEPLTCTAPSQDSGDGVEEGTCSVEEACLTALPSDSEPQASTVPCPDLNDVIEEMTCLIGEVSLSDDCRDLQQAEMEANEQLVHTLPEHKEDFNDDVLEEEVPSSAGDSFEAQLTEITHLSLFINDGSADIVPVEQEPEE; this is encoded by the exons ATGTCTTCAATCCAAGGACTCCCTACGCGAGGATCGGATATAACAGTTCACATAACCAAGTTTCACTTGCATCCCCTTTGTGTGCTTGTGGAGTTCTGGGGAAAATTGATCCAGGATAGGACAGGAGATTATGACTGCCTGGCTAAAGACAttcagtctcctggaaacaaATTTAAAGAGTTTGAAGGAAATCCTGGTGACCAGTGCTTGGTTCAGATAGATGGTACTTGGTACAGGTCTCGCATAGTCTCAAGAAATGGCTTAAAAtacagtgtgtttctctttgacAAAGGGATGACATATAGCAGCACAACAAGTAATCTGGCATGGGGTAAAAAAAAGCACTTCCAACTGCCACCTGAAGTGGAATTTTGTGTGCTTGCTAATGTGCTACCATGTTCACTTGAGAACAGATGGTCTCAGATGGCTCTTGAATTTCTGAAATCTCTCTCTGGAAAGTCTGTCAAGGCACATGTTCAAGATGTACTGGTTCCACACAGAACATTTCTCCTACACATCCCTTGCATAGCCAAACAAATGTATGAGATGGGAATTGCCAAGAAGCTGTCTCCAGACATGTTCCAGGACTTCGTTCTGATGTCACTGCAGTCCCATAGTCGTGCTGAAGTTGCTCCAGTGACACAACAGATCTCCATCGGAGCAGGTGAGCGATTGCACAAGCAAGAGCTCTTCATGTACCCAGAGCTGCCAGCAGGAACTACAGAGGCCGTCATAGTCACAGATGTGACAAGTCCGCAGCGGATTTTTTGCCAGTTGAAGGTGTTCTCACAAGAGTTGAAGAAACTCTCAGAGCAAATCACACAGTGCTGTGAGGGCAGGGTGACCCATTGTATTGTAGGTCCAGAAATGATTGGGTTTTCATGTGCTGCAAGAGGAAGTGATGGCAGGTGGTACCGCTCTATTCTACAACAGGTATTCCCAACCAACAAAGTGGTTGAAGTGTTGAATGTTGACTATGGAACAAAACAGTTCGTTCACATGGAGAATGTAAGACCACTGGCTGCAGAGTTCTTCAGGATGCCTGTTGTGACTTACATCTGCTCCCTCCATGGAATCATTGACAAAGGGGTTGGATGGACAAAGACACAGATAGACTACCTCAGGACCCTTCTTCTGCACAAGACAGTGTTTGCCAAATTTGAGTACCAAAGCATTTCTGAGGGTGTTCACTATGTCACGCTCTACGgggatgaaaacacaaacattaacaaCTTGTTTGGTTCCAAGGAGAGCTGTTTGGTGGAATGTGAAAAAACACTTGCGGATTATGCCATCCGTAGCAGTGCATACAGCCACCAGCCTCCAGGTCTGCAGGAACgaaatcaaagaaaaataatagctccTGTACAGACTGTAGAGGAAAAAGAAGGGAAAGGCGTGGTAGAGAAGTTGCCAGCTGAAGACCTCTCTCTCAACTCCTctcatgttgctgttgttcagAATGTATCTGACCCATCAGAGTTTTGGATCCAGACACAGAACTATGCAAAAGAGTTTGATAAACTGATGGGTAGTATCTACCATCTGTACAAAGATTCAGTGAATAAACATGTGGTAACAGATCCAACTGCTGGACTCTACTGTGCTGCCAAGGCAGAAGATGGTGATTTCTACAGAGCAACTGTAGCTGAAGTTGGTGAGACACGAGTCAAGGTGTTCTTTGTTGATTACGGAAACACCGAAGTGGTTGACAAGAGTAACATCAGGGTCCTTTCTGATGACTTCAAAAAGCTGCCATGCCTTGCATTGAAATGCGCCCTGGCTGGTATCAGGCCGAAAGATGGGAGATGGAGTCAAAGTGCTTGTGAGTTTTTCATGAAAGCAGTCACAGATAAAACACTAAATGTACATGTGATCGCAAAATTTGATGGTCGCTATGATGTCCAACTAACAGATCCTCAAGCACGGGGAGAAGGAGATCTTACTGCATTGATGTGTAGTTCTGGCCTTGCTGAGAAGGTTGAAACGCTGACACAACCTAAAGCTAAAATGACCACACAACCTGCCAGACTGTCAGGTGTATACAGAAACAATGGAATGCCTTTCCAGACCATAAACACAGTTGGCCGTGCCAGTAATGAGAGACAACTTCTTTCATTCAAGGAGCACATGTTTCCCATCGGAAGTGTCCTTGATGTCAGCGTGTCCCACATTGAAAGCCCAAATGACTTCTGGTGCCAACTAGTACAAAATGCAGGGCACTTGAAATTGCTCATGCATGACATACAGGCGCATTATGGAGGCAGTGAGTATCAGCCTCTTGTAGAAACAGCTTGTGTTGCACGCCACCCTGATAATGGAATGTGGTACAGAGCCCTTGTAATTCACAAACACGAAACACCTCATGTAGATGTGTTGTTTGTTGACTACGGCCAAACGGAGACCATCTCTGTCTATGACCTGAGGAGGATCTGCCCAGAATTCCTCACTTTGCATGGCCAAGCTTTTCGATGCAGTCTGTTAAACCCTGTTGACCCCACATCTGCCACAAATGAGtggcatgaaaaacaaatagcCAAGTTCCACAGCTTTGTGAAAACTTCAGCATCAGACTTTGTGATATTGAAGTGCACCATTTATGCTGTTATGTACAGTGAGCAGAAGATTGTTTTCAACATTGTGGATCTAGAAACTCCTTTTGAGAGTGTCTCCACCAGTATGGTCAATCTAGTCCAAAGTGCACAATTCAAGAAAGGCACTGGGACGATGTTTCGCCTGGACACGTACTATTATTCAACGCACAATATCAAAACTGGAACAGAGGAACAGGTCACAGTGACATGTGTGAACAGTGTCAGTCACTTCTACTGCCAGCTCGAGAGGAATGCTGATGTGATAAAAGATCTCAAGATCAAAGTGAACAATCTCTGTCATCAGCTTGAGTGTGTCAACCTCCCAACAGTCTTTGGAACGTTGTGTTTCGCGAAGTACACTGATGGTCAGTGGTACAGGGGACAGATCAAGGCCACAAAGCCAAAAATTCTGGTTCACTTTGTGGATTATGGTGACACTATTGAGGTGGAAAAGTCTGACTTGCTTCCAATTCCCAAAGAGGCTAATGACATAATGTCTGTGCCTCTGCAAGCAGTTGTGTGTAGTCTCTCTGATGTCCCATGTTCCTCTGATGTTCCCAATGAGGTCAACAGCTGGTTTGAGACCAGTGCAACAGATTGTAAATTTCAAGCACTGGTAGTGGCCCGAGAACCTGATGGGAAACTGCTGGTTGAGCTCTATCGTGGAAACACTCAGATTAATTCAAAGATCAAGAGGATGTTTCAGATCGAGAGACACACAAAAGAGCAGGTTGTCTGCCAGGGTCGCAGAGAACATGAGACCTCAGTAAATCATGCACAAAAGATTCGAAAAGCTGTGCCAAAACAAGCTGCAGAAGTGAAAGATGACACTCAAACCATCAAGACAAATTTCTCTGCCCAAAAACCAGCACGTCAAATGAGGGGTGCCAACATGAATCTGAAGTCTGCACCAAAGCCTTTGTGGCATGTTTGTGAAAATGGTCACAAGGTCAAAGCTGCTCCATTAGAGCTGTACAAACCTCCACACCAAAGGCAGTCATGTGTAAAGACACCAAGTAATACAAGAACTGGTTCTGAGCAAGCAGGTGCCAATGTCAAACCCAAAAAAGAAAGTCTGCCCACAGAAACTAAGCTCATCAAGTCCAAATCACCTGACACAGAACCTCTGAAGGAAAGCAATGTTGAACAACTCCCTAAACTTGCCAACCTGCCCTCAAAATCTATTACATCAGGTATGGAAGCAGATGTTTATGTCTCACACTACAACAGCCCATTGAGTTTCTACGTGCAGcttgtcagagaggaggatgaaataCTCACCCTTGTGGAAAAGCTCAATGATCCACAATTCATCCCCCAAACTGACAGCATCAAAGACGTCCATCCAGGTGACCTTGTCCAAGCAGAGTTCACTGAGGATTCCTCATGGTACCGAGCAGTTGTAAGAGAAATCCACAGTAACAAGATGGCTCTTGTAGAGTTTGTTGATTTCGGAAATACGGCAGTGATGTCTATTTCCAAGATGGGCAGACTCCCTAAACATTTCTTGCAACTTCCCAtgtacagcacacactgtatgGTGAGTGACAATTCAGCACTTGGAAAAGAGGAAGTGCTCAAAGAAGCCCTCAGTTGTAATGGAGAAAAGATATTCAAGTGCCAGTTTATCAGGCAGTCAGGATCCATGTGGGAAGTCTGTCTTGAAGACAGTAGTGTGAATGGTTCTGAAATTGTGTCAGAGAAACTTGAGCAAGGTGAGGAAAAACCTGCCCAGAACTCTGACATCAGGCAAGtatcagaaaatcagaaatgtCTACCGAACTCCTGTTCTCTATCTTACCACCAACAAGAGTTTTTGGAGGGACAAAAGTTGGAGGTCTACATCACGACCATAAATGATACTCATGGAGTTTGGTGTCAGCCTGTGGACTCAGAAGAGCTTGATAAGATAACATCACATGTCTCAGAAGTTGGGGGTGATCACAAACACATTGACCCAGACTCGCTCTCTCCTGGCAGTCCATGTATTGCTCTCTTTTCAGATGACCATCTTTGGTATCGTGCCGAGATCattaacaaaaatgaagaggagctatctgttttatttgtggaCTATGGAAACATGTCCCAAGTCAGTAGTACAGATGTTAGGAAAATGGCCACTGACCTGATGAAAATCCCTCCACAGGCATTTTTGTGTGAGCTTGAAGGCTTTGATACTTCATGTGGATCTTGGGACAGCGGTGCAGTGGATGAGTTGGCAGCGCTTACAACAGACAAAGTGTTACAGCTGACTGTGACTAGAGTAACAAGGGAAGAAGGAAAAATCAAATGTCTTGTGCAGATGGAATGTGAGGGCCAGGTGATAAATGAGGCAATGAAAACATGGTGGAAGAgctctgtgacagaaaacaaacctgATGCAGTTGGACTGACCACTTCATGGAACACACCACTGCAATGTGACCCAACTGTGAAAGAGACTACATTGCCTGAGGATCAAGTCAAGTATCCTGAAAGTCAAGAAATGGAAATCCCTGCTGCTTGCTTTTACCCTCAGATAGACCACAGTGAGGAGCAGAGCGTTGGCAAGCTTGTTGACCCTCAAACAGCAGATGAGGACCCAAAACTAGCAA ACATTTTGCCATGTGATAGTGACAGAGATGAAATCACATTACCTCCACTCAGTAACAAAGTTGACCAAGGTAGTTTGACCTTGAGCTCTGACAAGAGTGCTGTTGAAGCTGACAAaggcagtgaagaggagggTGCTTCTGTAATGGACACTATTGGACCAGATGACTTAAATTCTCCATTGGATGAGAACCTTACAGAGGCCATAAAAGCATCCGAGATTGGAACGACTGACTTGGATTCTGTGCCTGGAGAGGTGAATATCTACGGCATGGAAAGCTGCTTTGACATCATACATGTCTCCG ATCcaaatgagcagagagaggacagcagggTTACCAATGCAAGGGATAGTCCTCTTAGAAGTATGACAACAGTGAAAATG GTTCCCCGTGAAGCTGTGTATCCCAGGGAGAGCATGGATCCACAAACAACTGATAAGATTTCTAAAGACTTAAAGCAG ATTTGGACTGAACTGGTGCTGCCCTCCTCTGTGCCTCCCACGTTTG ATGCTCCAACAGAGCAGGAAGTTGAAGCTGGAGATGGTTCCCCAGAGGGAGAAGTGCTGCATGTTACCACACATGAAGAG ACTGACTTGATGGCTGGCGAGGAGACCTTGGCTCATCATGAGGATACATATTCAG TCCTGCTATCTGACACGACCACAGCAGCCACTGAGCCACTCACCTGCACTGCTCCGTCTCAAGATTCG GGTGACGGAGTTGAAGAGGGGACCTGCTCTGTTGAAGAGGCCTGTTTGACAG CTCTGCCTTCTGACTCTGAGCCACAAGCCTCCACAGTTCCCTGTCCAGATTTG AATGACGTAATTGAAGAGATGACCTGTCTCATTGGAGAGGTTTCTCTGTCGGACGACTGCAGAG ACCTACAACAAGCTGAAATGGAGGCCAATGAGCAGCTGGTGCACACCTTGCCTGAACATAAAGAG GATTTCAATGATGATGTGCTTGAGGAAGAGGTGCCATCTTCTGCTGGTGACAGTTTTG aGGCCCAGCTGACAGAGATAACGCATCTCTCTCTGTTCATCAACgatggttctgctgatattgtgCCTGTTGAGCAAGAGCCAGAGGAGTAA